One window of the Zea mays cultivar B73 chromosome 3, Zm-B73-REFERENCE-NAM-5.0, whole genome shotgun sequence genome contains the following:
- the LOC541641 gene encoding histidine kinase 2 isoform X1: MTVTARGRSGGAGMGEKGGAPGLGFLSLDRMRVLLPPLRLPEKLSARTLRTHLFTNYRMRKVRDSSSWLIPLWVSSWVLVASLIYLCMSYQAVGKRRESLASMCDERARMLQDQFNVSMNHLQALAILVSTFHHSKTPSAIDQKTFARYAERTAFERPLTSGVAYGVRVTHAEREQFERQQGWSIKKMYSSKTKNQSQGPGNAEDAEVREPAEEYAPVIFAQDAYKHVISFDLLSGADDRDNVLRARESGKGVLTAPFKLLNNRLGVIFTYAVYKYELPANARPQERIQAAIGYLGGIFDIEALVDKLLHQLAGKQSIMVNVYDTTNERPISMYGSNDTGSGMCQVSTLNFGDPSRKHVMHCRFIQSPPWPWMAITTSIGTLVIALLIGYIVHATAKRIARVEDDFQEMSLLKKRAEDADIAKSQFLATVSHEIRTPMNGVLGMLQMLMDTDLDTTQQDYVRTAQASGKTLVSLINEVLDQAKIESGKLELEVVPFDLRTVCDDILSLFCGKAQEKGLELAVFVSDQVPQTLIGDPGRIRQIITNLVGNSIKFTEKGHIYLTVHVVEEIMHCLEVETGTQYTNTLSGYPVANRKRSWENFRLFSRELNSSEMPFAPIASDSISLMISVEDTGAGIPFDAQSRVFTPFMQVGPSIARIHGGTGIGLSISKCLVGLMKGEIGFSSKPQVGSTFTFTAVLTRVHSSRNENKSSEFKEINALVVDHRPVRAKVTKYHLQRLGVQTELTTDLDQYISKNNCGSQIAKLVLIDKETWLKESHSMPLLVTKLRNKDQPDSTKLFLLENPKSSVKSNSHIFREYNLNVIMKPLRASMLQVSLQRALGGIDKLHCRNGVVGNSTLGSLLHKKRIIVVDDNIVNLKVAAGALKKYGAEVTCADSGKEAITLLKPPHNFDACFMDIQMPEMDGFEATKRIRVMERDLNEQIERGEAPPECVGVRQWRTPILAMTADVIQATHEQCLKSEMDGYVSKPFEGEQLYREVARFFLNQDQVQ; encoded by the exons ATGACCGTTACGGCGCGCGGGAGGAGCGGTGGAGCCGGGATGGGGGAGAAGGGCGGCGCTCCCGGGCTCGGCTTCCTGAGCCTCGATCGGATGCGCGTCCTCCTGCCGCCGCTCCGCCTGCCGGAGAAGCTGTCGGCCAGGACGCTGCGGACGCACCTCTTCACTAACTACCGGATGCGCAAGGTGCGGGACAGCTCCAGCTGGCTCATCCCGCTCTGGGTCAGCTCTTGGGTCCTCGTCGCCTCCCTCATCTACCTTTGCATGAGCTACCAGGCCGTCGGCAAGCGCCGGGAGTCTCTCGCCAGCATGTGCGACGAGCGCGCGCGCATGCTCCAGGACCAATTTAACGTCAGCATGAACCACCTCCAGGCGCTCGCCATCCTCGTCTCCACCTTCCACCACTCCAAGACACCCTCCGCCATCGACCAG AAAACGTTCGCGAGGTATGCGGAGAGGACGGCGTTCGAGCGGCCGCTGACGAGCGGGGTCGCGTACGGGGTGCGGGTCACGCACGCCGAGCGGGAGCAGTTTGAGCGCCAGCAGGGATGGAGCATCAAGAAGATGTACTCCTCCAAGACCAAGAATCAGTCGCAGGGACCCGGGAACGCCGAGGACGCCGAGGTGCGGGAGCCGGCGGAGGAGTATGCTCCCGTAATCTTCGCGCAGGACGCCTACAAGCACGTCATCTCCTTCGACTTGCTATCCGGCGCC GATGACCGGGACAACGTACTCCGAGCTAGAGAATCTGGGAAGGGTGTTCTTACTGCTCCTTTCAAGCTGCTCAATAATCGCCTTGGAGTGATCTTCACCTATGCTGTGTACAAGTATGAGCTTCCTGCAAATGCCAGGCCACAGGAGCGCATTCAGGCTGCTATAGG CTATTTAGGTGGCATATTTGATATTGAAGCTCTTGTTGATAAGTTGCTTCACCAGCTCGCGGGCAAGCAATCCATCATGGTGAACGTTTACGATACTACTAATGAGAGACCAATCAGTATGTATGGTTCGAATGATACAGGCAGTGGCATGTGCCAGGTCAGCACACTGAACTTCGGTGACCCTTCAAGGAAGCATGTGATGCACTGCAG GTTCATTCAGAGCCCACCTTGGCCTTGGATGGCAATAACGACATCAATTGGAACTCTAGTGATTGCTTTACTGATTGGATACATAGTTCATGCTACCGCAAAACGGATTGCCAGAGTTGAAGATGACTTTCAGGAGATGAGTTTGCTCAAGAAGCGCGCAGAGGATGCAGATATTGCCAAGTCACAG TTCTTGGCTACTGTTTCTCATGAGATCAGAACTCCAATGAATGGTGTCCTAG GGATGCTCCAAATGCTCATGGATACTGATTTGGACACAACACAACAAGACTATGTTAGAACCGCACAAGCCAGTGGCAAAACTCTGGTATCCCTCATCAATGAGGTTCTTGATCAGGCAAAGATCGAGTCTGGTAAACTTGAGCTTGAGGTGGTACCCTTTGATCTTAGAACAGTTTGTGATGACATTTTGTCTCTCTTCTGTGGGAAAGCACAGGAGAAAGGACTGGAG TTGGCAGTGTTTGTTTCTGATCAAGTTCCACAAACACTAATTGGCGATCCTGGAAGAATAAGGCAAATCATTACAAATCTTGTTGGAAACTCTATAAAA TTCACAGAGAAGGGTCATATCTACTTGACGGTTCATGTCGTTGAAGAGATTATGCATTGTCTGGAGGTTGAGACGGGAACTCAGTATACAAATACCTTAAGTGGCTACCCAGTGGCGAACAGGAAGCGCAGTTGGGAAAACTTTCGACTTTTTAGTAGGGAACTGAACTCATCCGAGATGCCTTTTGCACCCATTGCATCAGACTCAATAAGCTTGATGATATCAGTTGAAGATACGGGTGCTGGAATCCCGTTCGATGCTCAATCCCGTGTCTTCACCCCTTTCATGCAAGTAGGTCCATCCATCGCTCGCATACACGGGGGCACTGGCATTGGATTAAGCATCAGCAAATGCTTGGTTGGCCTCATGAAGGGAGAGATCGGATTTTCAAGTAAACCCCAAGTTGGTTCTACTTTCACCTTCACTGCAGTGCTTACGAGGGTCCATTCCAGCAGAAATGAGAATAAATCATCAGAATTTAAAGAGATCAATGCATTGGTGGTAGATCATAGACCGGTCCGTGCCAAGGTTACTAAGTATCATTTGCAAAGACTGGGAGTTCAGACTGAATTGACAACTGACCTAGATCAGTATATTTCTAAAAATAATTGTGGATCACAGATTGCAAAGCTTGTGCTCATTGACAAAGAAACCTGGCTGAAAGAATCCCACTCCATGCCTCTTTTGGTTACTAAATTGAGGAACAAAGATCAGCCAGACTCTACAAAGTTATTTCTTTTGGAGAACCCTAAAAGTTCTGTCAAGAGCAATTCACATATATTCAGGGAATATAACTTGAATGTAATTATGAAGCCACTTCGTGCAAGCATGCTTCAGGTTTCGCTACAAAGAGCATTGGGTGGGATAGATAAACTGCATTGCAGGAATGGAGTAGTCGGCAATTCAACACTGGGCAGCCTTCTTCACAAGAAGCGAATCATAGTGGTTGATGATAATATTGTAAATCTCAAGGTTGCTGCAGGCGCTCTAAAGAAATATGGCGCGGAAGTAACTTGTGCTGACAGTGGGAAGGAAGCAATCACACTGCTGAAACCTCCTCACAATTTTGATGCTTGTTTCATGGACATACAGATGCCTGAAATGGATGG ATTTGAAGCCACAAAAAGGATTAGAGTGATGGAAAGAGATCTAAATGAGCAAATAGAACGTGGAGAAGCCCCACCAGAATGCGTAGGGGTTCGGCAGTGGCGAACTCCAATATTAGCCATGACAGCAGATGTTATCCAGGCGACACATGAACAATGCTTGAAATCTGAAATGGACGGTTATGTTTCCAAGCCATTCGAGGGCGAGCAATTGTACAGAGAAGTAGCTCGCTTTTTCCTAAATCAAGACCAAGTTCAGTAG
- the LOC100384320 gene encoding Calmodulin-binding transcription activator 4-like, translating into MQQQQQGLDIGKLQEVVKTRWLKPQEVLKILQNHELFTISHKPPQKPQSGSWFLFNRRVLRYFRNDGFEWQKKRNGKTINEAHERLKVDNVDALNCYYARGDKNPTFQRRIYWMLDPAYEHIVLVHYRDVLEGSISVSARNDSSTLNQNGSASRAEVHSSPGWTSELIAHCTNSCSPGSAEEVSSQISASESDLIQHKAALRKLKMQLSLEDKEDCDVNAEDVPADNEPIILPVIQNEEPGTSRNHDDIFDVLDFSEDHINGTGTHPCHSAIDVLKNSDTWLEDDQLEAILHPACMTLTENQWFRIHEVSPESAFSYESTKVIIVGDFLCNPPHSSWQVLFGDVKVCVEIIQQGVIRCHTPCLDAGKVRMCLLDGNGKSCSEAREFEFLEKPTKCMIDGNTNPCNEAQDVKLHQIPTKSSEELSLLLHYVHTLFDGHASGLFSNFSLPLQNLGCGIQSNQMDVMKKAYKQLDPENVVSSVMEVLLNDKFKQWLSSKCEQNIDGDHLLPKQYRNIIHTVAALGYDLALKPLLSSGVPINYRDANGWTALHWAARFGREDMVVALLTAGAAAGALSHPTSEDPAAKTPASIALAYGFKGLSAFLSEAQLTTHLDSIESKENGKLDSREEGICRAVDRISDKSSHVHGGTDDQLALKDSLGAVRNAVQAAGRIQAAFRIFSFKKKKEMALGNRNSCCLSISEAGAVSHDMLEKAVLSIQKNFRCWKKRKEFLKMRNNVVRIQARVRAHQERNKYKELISSVGILEKVMIRWYHKGVGLRGFNSGAMTIDEEVDEDVAKVFRKLRVETAIDEAVSRVSCIIGSPKAMHQYRRMLNRYQQTKDDQEK; encoded by the exons atgcagcagcagcagcaag GCTTAGACATAGGCAAGCTACAAGAGGTAGTGAAGACCCGCTGGCTAAAGCCTCAAGAAGTTCTCAAGATACTGCAGAATCATGAGCTGTTCACGATTTCGCATAAGCCCCCTCAGAAGCCACAGA GTGGTTCTTGGTTTCTTTTCAACCGTAGAGTACTCCGGTACTTCCGAAATGATGGATTTGAATGGCAAAAGAAGAGAAATGGGAAGACCATTAATGAAGCCCATGAGCGCCTTAAG GTTGATAATGTGGATGCACTGAATTGCTACTATGCTCGTGGAGACAAAAATCCAACATTTCAGAGGCGGATATATTGGATGCTTGATCC GGCTTATGAACACATTGTCCTTGTCCACTATAGGGATGTTCTAGAG GGCAGCATTTCAGTATCTGCACGAAATGATTCTTCAACATTGAATCAGAATGGCAGTGCTAGCAGAGCTGAAGTACATAGTTCACCTGGTTGGACAAGCGAGTTAATTGCACATTGTACTAATTCGTGCAGTCCGggatctgctgaagaagtcagttcCCAAATTAGTGCAAGTGAATCTGATTTGATTCAACATAAGGCAGCCTTGCGGAAGCTTAAAATGCAGCTGAGTCTGGAAGACAAAGAAGATTGTGATGTTAATGCCGAGGATGTTCCAGCAGATAATGAGCCTATTATTTTACCTGTGATTCAGAATGAGGAGCCAGGCACTTCTAGAAATCATGATGATATCTTTGATGTGCTGGACTTTAGTGAAGATCATATCAACGGAACTGGAACCCATCCATGTCACAGTGCTATTGACGTGCTAAAAAATTCAG ACACATGGTTAGAGGATGATCAACTTGaggcaattctgcatccagcgtGTATGACATTGACTGAAAATCAATGGTTCAGGATACATGAGGTTTCTCCAGAATCAGCGTTTTCTTATGAAAGTACAAAG GTTATCATTGTAGGAGACTTCCTTTGCAATCCCCCTCACAGTTCATGGCAAGTGCTGTTTGGTGATGTTAAGGTATGTGTGGAAATTATCCAGCAAGGTGTCATCCGTTGCCATACTCCATGCCTTGATGCTGGAAAAGTGAGAATGTGCTTGCTTGATGGGAATGGGAAGTCCTGCAGTGAAGCACGAGAATTTGAATTCCTTGAAAAGCCTACCAAATGCATGATTGATGGAAACACGAACCCCTGCAATGAAGCACAAGATGTCAAACTGCATCAGATACCTACCAAAAGTAGTGAGGAGCTGTCACTGTTACTACATTATGTGCATACACTTTTTGATGGTCATGCTAGTGGGCTATTTTCAAATTTTAGCTTGCCACTCCAAAATCTTGGCTGTGGAATCCAAAGCAATCAAATGGATGTTATGAAGAAGGCGTATAAGCAGCTGGACCCTGAGAATGTGGTAAGTAGTGTCATGGAAGTATTGCTTAATGACAAGTTTAAGCAATGGTTGTCATCCAAATGTGAACAGAATATTGATGGAGACCATTTGCTTCCTAAGCAATACCGCAATATTATACATACGGTTGCAGCCTTGGGATATGATTTGGCTTTGAAGCCACTGCTTAGTTCAGGAGTGCCTATAAACTACCGTGATGCAAATGGATGGACTGCTCTACATTGGGCTGCAAGGTTTGGCAG AGAAGATATGGTGGTGGCTCTTCTTACTGCTGGTGCTGCAGCTGGTGCACTTTCACATCCGACATCAGAGGATCCTGCTGCCAAAACACCTGCTTCAATAGCTTTAGCATATGGTTTCAAGGGCCTATCCGCGTTCCTTTCAGAAGCACAATTAACAACTCATCTTGATTCTATCGAGTCAAAAGAAAATGGAAAACTTGATTCTAGGGAAGAGGGGATATGTCGTGCTGTGGACAGAATATCAGACAAAAGCAGCCACGTGCATGGTGGAACTGATGATCAGCTTGCGCTTAAGGATTCCCTGGGAGCTGTCCGGAATGCAGTTCAGGCTGCAGGGCGCATACAAGCTGCATTCCGAATTTTTTCCTTTAAGAAGAAGAAAGAGATGGCTCTTGGGAACAGAAATAGCTGCTGCTTGTCCATTAGTGAGGCAGGAGCAGTTTCACATGATATGCTGGAGAAAGCTGTATTATCTATCCAGAAGAACTTCAGGTGCTGGAAAAAACGTAAAGAATTCCTGAAGATGCGAAATAATGTTGTCAGGATACAG GCCCGGGTGCGAGCTCATCAAGAAAGAAACAAGTACAAGGAATTGATTTCAAGTGTCGGAATCCTTGAGAAGGTGATGATACGGTGGTACCATAAAGGTGTTGGTCTGCGTGGATTCAATTCTGGGGCAATGACAATCGATGAAGAGGTGGACGAAGACGTTGCCAAGGTCTTCCGGAAGCTCAGAGTGGAAACAGCCATCGATGAAGCTGTTTCAAGGGTATCATGTATCATTGGTAGCCCTAAAGCAATGCATCAGTACCGAAGGATGCTCAATAGGTACCAACAAACAAAG GATGATCAGGAGAAGTAA